A window of the Elusimicrobiota bacterium genome harbors these coding sequences:
- a CDS encoding Holliday junction branch migration protein RuvA, which translates to MIASLRGTVLTKDLESVVLEVGGVGHEINVTSATASRLPAPGGEALLFIVSSYAMYGGGETLYGFLSAPEKAMFCAFRDEIPGTGAKKALEYLDKASKSLPDFRRAVLDRDEKLLCAVFGFTKKTATKIVDALKGKIDEVRVAGAPHLSPSGASMPSTGSWSQALNALEALGYKFADARVALQALAEEHGGKDVPTEQLVRQALKRL; encoded by the coding sequence ATGATCGCCTCCCTGCGCGGGACGGTGCTGACCAAGGACCTCGAGTCCGTCGTGCTCGAGGTCGGCGGCGTCGGCCACGAGATCAACGTCACCTCGGCGACTGCGTCGCGGCTCCCCGCTCCCGGCGGCGAGGCCCTGCTCTTCATCGTCTCCTCGTACGCGATGTACGGCGGCGGCGAGACCCTGTACGGCTTCCTCTCCGCGCCGGAGAAGGCGATGTTCTGCGCGTTCCGCGACGAGATCCCCGGCACCGGCGCCAAGAAGGCGCTCGAATACCTGGACAAGGCCTCGAAGTCCCTGCCCGACTTCCGCCGCGCCGTGCTGGACCGCGACGAGAAGCTGTTGTGCGCCGTGTTCGGCTTCACGAAGAAGACCGCGACGAAGATCGTCGACGCCCTCAAGGGCAAGATCGACGAGGTCCGCGTCGCCGGGGCGCCGCATCTGAGCCCCTCCGGCGCCTCGATGCCGTCCACCGGCTCCTGGAGCCAGGCGCTCAACGCGCTCGAGGCGCTGGGCTACAAGTTCGCCGACGCGCGCGTCGCGCTGCAGGCGCTGGCCGAGGAGCACGGGGGCAAGGACGTGCCCACCGAGCAGCTCGTGCGCCAGGCGCTGAAGAGGCTCTGA
- the ruvC gene encoding crossover junction endodeoxyribonuclease RuvC, whose amino-acid sequence MPSRCSLILGIDPGLHETGWAVLDGAPSSPRLVASGVIRTLPGDALPLRLKAIHAELAVVLKGHAIESCAIEEMFFTTIAHTVRATLQARGVALLALAQAGHGVTEYNPKTVKLSLTGSGRAEKAQMQAVVQKALGLADKLRPNDVADAAAIALCHLRAGRGKGLRVLDSWGAKR is encoded by the coding sequence ATGCCTTCGAGGTGCTCGTTGATCCTGGGCATCGACCCCGGGCTGCACGAGACGGGCTGGGCCGTCCTGGACGGCGCGCCCTCCTCCCCCCGCCTCGTCGCCTCGGGCGTGATCAGGACCTTGCCCGGCGACGCCCTGCCTCTGCGGCTCAAGGCGATCCATGCGGAGCTCGCGGTCGTGCTCAAGGGACATGCGATCGAGTCGTGCGCGATCGAGGAGATGTTCTTCACCACCATCGCCCACACCGTCCGCGCGACCTTGCAGGCCCGCGGCGTCGCCCTGCTGGCGCTGGCGCAGGCGGGGCACGGCGTGACGGAGTACAACCCGAAGACCGTGAAGCTGTCCCTGACCGGCTCGGGGCGCGCGGAGAAGGCGCAGATGCAGGCCGTCGTGCAGAAGGCCCTGGGCCTCGCCGACAAGCTGCGCCCCAACGACGTGGCCGACGCGGCGGCGATCGCGCTGTGCCACCTGCGCGCCGGACGCGGCAAGGGCCTGCGCGTGCTCGACTCGTGGGGCGCGAAGCGATGA
- a CDS encoding YebC/PmpR family DNA-binding transcriptional regulator has product MGGHSHWANIKHKKGAADAKRGKAWTKLSRELSIAAKLGGGDPTANPRLRKTIEDARAVQMPNDTIKRAIMRGTGELEGAAFEELTYEGYAPGGVALLIECTSDSRNRTRTDLHTIIAKNGGALAAPNAVAWMFKSKGLITVKQEGALTEDGVMGLALDLGAEDFKVDGDIFEIYTAPNDLVKVKDGLVAQKITPVSAEVTMIPDNLVAVDEKHAPQVLKLIELLEALDDVKNVYANFDISDAVMEKMAA; this is encoded by the coding sequence ATGGGCGGGCATTCACACTGGGCGAACATCAAGCACAAGAAGGGCGCGGCCGACGCCAAGCGCGGCAAGGCCTGGACGAAGCTGTCCCGAGAGTTGTCGATCGCGGCGAAGCTCGGAGGCGGCGACCCTACCGCCAACCCCCGCCTGCGCAAGACGATCGAGGACGCCCGCGCGGTGCAGATGCCCAACGACACGATCAAGCGCGCCATCATGCGCGGCACCGGCGAGCTCGAGGGCGCGGCCTTCGAGGAGCTGACCTACGAGGGCTACGCCCCCGGCGGCGTGGCCCTGCTCATCGAGTGCACCTCCGACAGCCGCAACCGCACTCGCACCGACCTGCACACCATCATCGCCAAGAACGGCGGCGCCCTCGCCGCGCCGAACGCGGTCGCCTGGATGTTCAAGTCCAAGGGCCTGATCACGGTCAAGCAGGAAGGCGCGCTCACCGAGGACGGCGTGATGGGCCTGGCTCTCGACCTGGGCGCGGAGGACTTCAAGGTGGACGGCGACATCTTCGAGATCTACACCGCCCCCAACGACCTCGTCAAGGTCAAGGACGGCCTCGTCGCGCAGAAGATCACGCCCGTCTCCGCCGAGGTCACGATGATCCCCGACAACCTCGTCGCCGTCGACGAGAAGCACGCGCCGCAGGTGCTCAAGCTCATCGAGCTGCTCGAGGCGCTCGACGACGTCAAGAACGTCTACGCCAACTTCGACATCTCCGACGCCGTGATGGAGAAGATGGCGGCTTGA